A genomic segment from Nodularia sphaerocarpa UHCC 0038 encodes:
- a CDS encoding AI-2E family transporter has translation MTNNQRKSISLSDLLLIVAVFFLVILLWQLRSLIVTLMIAVVLAAAIAPLVNAAEKLHLPRWLGVIIVYVSLIFGLIGAGLIIGPSVSEQIQLLASKLPIYLDNLLIAVENLALRLGITQIESVEEFLDIQSLTNWLFRSSQQLLVRSFGFTRGFIGGVVNLILALVMSAYMVAGSKSLVKGLVSLFPQPWDERLADQVIPISRRMGGYIQGRVLVSAILGVVITVGLRILGLSEFALALGVIAGFTNLIPFVGPVLGAIPALIVAIPQSGLTFLWVLLLFVIIQNLETYVLDPLLVGSSVRVRPLYQLLAVLGGTQVLGIIGAVIVPPWVAGVGVLVENLYLQPKFLNEEKAAIYKLALNSDNQPTSDSGNISDGVSQGQEK, from the coding sequence ATGACTAATAACCAGCGTAAGTCTATTTCCTTATCTGACCTCTTGTTAATTGTCGCCGTTTTCTTTCTCGTAATATTATTGTGGCAATTACGGAGCTTAATAGTAACTTTAATGATAGCTGTAGTATTGGCAGCTGCGATCGCACCATTAGTAAACGCCGCCGAAAAATTGCATCTTCCCCGTTGGCTAGGCGTAATCATCGTCTACGTTAGCCTAATTTTTGGATTAATTGGCGCAGGTTTAATCATTGGACCATCTGTTTCCGAACAAATTCAGCTATTAGCCAGTAAATTGCCAATTTATTTAGATAATTTATTGATTGCGGTGGAAAATCTCGCCTTGCGATTGGGAATCACTCAAATCGAGTCAGTAGAAGAATTTCTTGACATCCAATCACTGACGAATTGGTTATTTCGTTCCAGTCAACAGCTACTCGTGCGTTCCTTCGGCTTTACTCGTGGCTTTATTGGCGGCGTAGTCAATTTAATTTTAGCCCTAGTCATGTCCGCCTACATGGTCGCTGGAAGCAAAAGCTTAGTCAAAGGTCTAGTCAGTCTGTTTCCCCAACCGTGGGATGAACGTCTAGCCGACCAAGTTATACCTATTTCTCGCCGCATGGGGGGATATATTCAAGGGCGAGTTTTAGTTTCCGCCATTTTAGGCGTTGTGATTACCGTAGGATTGAGGATTTTAGGACTATCAGAATTTGCCTTAGCCCTCGGTGTAATTGCTGGGTTTACCAACTTAATTCCGTTTGTCGGTCCAGTATTAGGGGCAATTCCGGCTTTAATTGTCGCAATTCCTCAAAGTGGCTTGACTTTTCTCTGGGTATTGCTATTATTTGTGATCATTCAAAATTTAGAAACTTATGTACTTGACCCCTTGCTAGTCGGTTCTTCAGTGCGAGTGCGTCCTTTATATCAACTTTTAGCCGTACTAGGAGGAACACAAGTTTTAGGGATTATTGGCGCTGTCATTGTCCCCCCTTGGGTGGCTGGTGTCGGTGTCCTCGTGGAAAACCTTTATTTACAACCGAAGTTTTTGAATGAAGAAAAAGCCGCTATTTACAAACTGGCGCTAAATTCCGATAATCAACCAACATCAGATTCAGGTAATATATCCGATGGTGTTTCTCAAGGTCAGGAAAAATAA
- a CDS encoding TldD/PmbA family protein, which yields MWSELTQAIASFDIPADWIGIRAVKKNASTRHVRDGLPQINGKSTTMGAMLEVLVNGCLGYAATNSLELPSLQAAAQTAYQQALAASKWWIYPFQESQRPKVVGEYKSPISQPFDTLSPGEINNLLVRVCQTLKVDDKIVQTSATASTTERETWFVSSNGSEVYQNIISLETHYGAIAQDGAIVQQRSNNGWQAHCYQGGWELLKQDELWPRVQQVGEQAIELLTAAECPNTRTNLVLAPDQMMLQIHESVGHPLEIDRILGDERNYAGGSFVKKSDFGKLAYGSPLMNITFDPTVPGQFASYGFDDTGAVATREYVIKSGVLQRGLGSLESQARAGISGVACARASSWNRPPIDRMANLNLEPGNATVEEMIGGIEHGVYMESNRSWSIDDQRYKFQFGCEYAKLIENGKLTKTLRNPNYRATTPEFWHSLTQVGNTDNWQMYGTSSCGKGEPNQAIWVGHGSPVCVFANVEVFGGG from the coding sequence ATGTGGTCTGAACTCACACAAGCGATCGCTAGTTTCGATATTCCGGCTGATTGGATTGGGATTAGAGCCGTGAAGAAAAATGCCTCAACTCGTCATGTTCGGGATGGCTTACCCCAAATCAACGGTAAATCCACCACAATGGGGGCGATGCTCGAAGTTTTAGTGAATGGCTGTCTCGGTTATGCAGCCACAAACTCCCTAGAATTGCCATCACTACAAGCAGCAGCCCAAACAGCTTATCAACAAGCCCTAGCAGCTAGCAAATGGTGGATATATCCCTTTCAAGAAAGTCAACGCCCCAAAGTCGTAGGCGAATATAAATCTCCCATTTCACAGCCATTCGATACACTCAGCCCAGGAGAAATCAACAATTTGTTGGTGCGTGTCTGCCAAACCCTGAAAGTGGATGACAAAATAGTGCAGACCTCAGCCACCGCCAGCACCACCGAGAGAGAAACTTGGTTTGTCAGCAGCAACGGCTCAGAAGTATATCAAAACATTATCTCATTGGAAACTCATTATGGTGCGATCGCTCAAGATGGAGCAATAGTCCAACAACGCAGTAATAATGGTTGGCAAGCACACTGCTATCAAGGTGGATGGGAACTATTAAAACAAGATGAATTATGGCCGCGAGTCCAGCAAGTTGGGGAACAAGCCATAGAACTTTTAACAGCCGCAGAATGTCCCAACACCCGCACAAATTTAGTCCTAGCACCAGACCAAATGATGCTGCAAATTCACGAAAGTGTCGGACATCCCCTAGAAATTGACCGAATTTTAGGAGATGAGCGCAACTACGCCGGCGGTAGCTTCGTCAAAAAAAGTGACTTTGGCAAGCTCGCCTATGGTTCCCCCCTGATGAACATCACCTTTGACCCCACCGTACCCGGACAATTTGCCAGCTACGGATTTGATGATACAGGCGCAGTAGCGACACGAGAGTATGTAATTAAATCTGGGGTATTACAAAGAGGTTTAGGCAGCCTAGAAAGCCAAGCCAGAGCCGGGATATCCGGCGTAGCTTGCGCCCGTGCATCCTCATGGAATCGTCCCCCCATTGACCGCATGGCCAATTTAAACTTAGAACCAGGAAACGCCACCGTCGAAGAAATGATTGGCGGAATTGAACACGGCGTTTACATGGAATCAAATCGCTCTTGGTCAATAGACGACCAGCGTTATAAATTTCAATTTGGTTGTGAATACGCCAAATTAATTGAAAACGGTAAACTCACCAAAACCCTGAGAAATCCCAACTATCGAGCCACAACCCCAGAATTTTGGCACAGCCTCACCCAAGTAGGAAATACAGACAACTGGCAGATGTATGGTACATCCTCATGTGGTAAAGGCGAACCCAACCAAGCCATTTGGGTAGGACACGGTTCACCAGTTTGCGTATTTGCTAACGTCGAAGTCTTTGGCGGAGGGTAA
- a CDS encoding TldD/PmbA family protein, producing MKLAELSTLEINFNQLIETLLIKKTETEQFTLRLTSEQSQFTRFNHAKVRQTGLVADGSIELTLMENQRSSFRSFPFTGNWDKDWQTAYTALLELREELTLLPIDPYLVLPSGNNTSREINSGQLLAAESVVPTLLELVAELDFTGMYAGGVVIKAYGDSQGQKHWFATDTFTLDYSLFDNCGQAVKGIFAGSNWDETAYIAKINEAKTQLELLSRPAKQLTRGQYKTYFAPAAVADLLGMLSWSAVSEADLQQGNSALAMLSRREKQLSPKFSLKENFQQGFVPRFNQLGEMVAPELPLIAQGILVNTLVNSRTAKEYGKTANGANSSETLRAPEISPGNLGFDDILRSLDTGLYISNLHYLNWSDRPTGRITGMTRYACFWVENGEIVAPIENLRFDESLYRFWGENLVQFTNFQEFIPEVGTYQSRQLGGSLVPGMLVNDFTYTL from the coding sequence ATGAAACTTGCCGAATTATCTACCTTAGAAATCAACTTTAATCAACTCATAGAAACACTACTTATTAAAAAAACAGAAACAGAACAATTCACCCTCAGACTCACCAGCGAACAAAGCCAATTTACCCGTTTCAATCATGCGAAAGTCAGACAAACAGGATTAGTTGCAGATGGTTCCATAGAACTAACATTAATGGAAAATCAGCGCAGCAGTTTTCGCTCCTTTCCCTTCACGGGAAATTGGGATAAAGATTGGCAAACAGCATACACAGCTTTACTCGAACTGCGCGAAGAACTGACACTATTACCAATAGACCCCTATTTAGTTTTACCATCAGGAAATAATACCAGTCGAGAAATAAACTCTGGGCAATTATTAGCAGCAGAATCAGTAGTACCAACATTATTAGAACTGGTAGCTGAATTAGATTTCACTGGGATGTATGCTGGCGGAGTCGTAATTAAAGCTTATGGTGATTCTCAGGGTCAAAAACACTGGTTTGCAACTGATACTTTCACCTTAGATTATTCTCTGTTTGATAACTGTGGACAAGCCGTTAAAGGCATATTTGCTGGGAGTAATTGGGATGAAACTGCTTATATCGCCAAGATTAACGAAGCGAAAACCCAACTGGAATTACTTTCTCGTCCCGCCAAACAATTAACACGAGGACAGTATAAAACTTATTTTGCACCGGCGGCTGTCGCGGATTTATTGGGGATGCTTTCTTGGTCTGCTGTGAGTGAAGCTGATTTACAACAGGGAAACAGTGCTTTGGCGATGCTATCACGCCGAGAAAAACAACTTTCGCCCAAGTTTAGTTTAAAGGAAAACTTTCAACAGGGGTTTGTGCCACGATTTAACCAATTGGGTGAAATGGTAGCCCCAGAATTACCTTTAATTGCACAAGGGATTTTAGTTAATACTCTGGTTAATTCTCGCACGGCGAAGGAATATGGCAAAACAGCCAATGGTGCGAATAGTTCCGAAACTTTACGTGCGCCGGAAATCAGTCCGGGGAATTTAGGTTTTGACGACATTCTCAGGAGTTTAGATACAGGACTATATATATCGAACTTGCATTACTTGAACTGGAGCGATCGCCCCACTGGTAGAATTACAGGTATGACCCGTTATGCTTGCTTTTGGGTAGAAAACGGTGAAATCGTCGCCCCCATAGAAAACTTACGCTTTGATGAAAGCCTCTATCGCTTCTGGGGAGAAAACCTCGTACAATTCACCAATTTTCAGGAATTTATCCCCGAAGTCGGAACATATCAAAGTCGCCAACTAGGAGGTAGTTTGGTTCCTGGGATGTTGGTCAATGATTTCACATATACCTTGTAA
- a CDS encoding FG-GAP-like repeat-containing protein: MKKRLSRQIVYWLIGIAVCVAGVLSEGGISTATSPTSTVVFQNAISSSPPAAGFTKLNGDWWNNNDFPRMLGDVNGDGKADIVGFGNLNVLVSLGNSNGTFQTAISSSPPEAGFTKENGGWINNNDFPRMLGDVNGDGKADIVGFGGSHTLVSLGNGNGTFQTAISSSPPGAGFTKLHGRWINNNDFPRMLGDVNGDGKADIVGFGNLDVFVSLGNGNGTFQTAIASSPPGAGFTKLNGGWINNNDFPRMLGDVNGDGKADIVGFGGSHTLVSLGNGNGTFQTAIISSPPGAGFTKENGGWINNNDFPRMLGDVNGDGKADIVGFGGSHTLVSLGNGNGTFQTAIISSPPGAGFTKENGGWINNNDFPRMLGDVNGDGKADIVGFGGSHVLISVASTSPSGLMATDDNLTKLMNGDWNNQKFDVDSAYGAQCWDLVAKATGINNSSSYWLTSNWRRGINVVSNSTVAVGTSIATFKGSNNSYLGHTGIFAGYDSVNGVSGFWAWSLNFPTGSGVRKHFIPINGSSAVNNNANEYYLIQL; the protein is encoded by the coding sequence ATGAAAAAGCGATTATCTCGACAGATTGTGTATTGGCTTATAGGTATTGCTGTTTGCGTTGCTGGTGTACTATCTGAGGGGGGTATATCTACTGCTACTTCTCCTACTAGTACTGTGGTATTCCAAAACGCAATTAGTTCATCTCCACCAGCAGCAGGGTTTACGAAACTGAATGGGGATTGGTGGAACAATAATGATTTTCCCCGAATGTTAGGTGATGTCAATGGAGATGGCAAAGCTGATATTGTTGGTTTTGGTAATCTAAATGTGTTGGTGTCTTTGGGTAATAGCAATGGCACATTCCAAACCGCAATTAGTTCATCTCCACCAGAAGCAGGGTTTACAAAAGAGAATGGGGGTTGGATTAACAATAATGATTTTCCCCGAATGTTAGGTGATGTCAATGGAGATGGCAAAGCTGATATTGTTGGTTTTGGCGGTAGTCATACGTTGGTGTCTTTGGGTAACGGGAATGGCACATTCCAAACCGCAATTAGTTCATCTCCACCAGGAGCAGGGTTTACGAAACTGCATGGGCGTTGGATTAACAATAATGATTTTCCCCGAATGTTAGGTGATGTCAATGGAGATGGCAAAGCTGATATTGTTGGTTTTGGTAATCTGGATGTGTTTGTGTCTTTGGGTAATGGGAATGGTACATTCCAAACCGCAATTGCTTCATCTCCACCAGGAGCAGGGTTTACGAAACTGAATGGGGGTTGGATTAACAATAATGATTTTCCCCGAATGTTAGGTGATGTCAATGGAGATGGCAAAGCTGATATTGTTGGTTTTGGCGGTAGTCATACGTTGGTGTCTTTGGGTAACGGGAATGGCACATTCCAAACCGCAATTATTTCATCTCCACCAGGAGCAGGGTTTACAAAAGAGAATGGGGGTTGGATTAACAATAATGATTTTCCCCGAATGTTAGGTGATGTCAATGGAGATGGCAAAGCTGATATTGTTGGTTTTGGCGGTAGTCATACGTTGGTGTCTTTGGGTAACGGGAATGGCACATTCCAAACCGCAATTATTTCATCTCCACCAGGAGCAGGGTTTACAAAAGAGAATGGGGGTTGGATTAACAATAATGATTTTCCCCGAATGTTAGGTGATGTCAATGGAGATGGCAAAGCTGATATTGTTGGTTTTGGCGGTAGTCACGTATTAATTTCTGTTGCATCTACATCTCCATCCGGTTTAATGGCTACTGACGATAATCTAACAAAACTTATGAATGGAGATTGGAATAATCAAAAATTTGATGTAGATAGTGCTTACGGTGCTCAATGTTGGGATTTGGTTGCTAAAGCAACGGGGATCAATAACTCCAGCTCTTATTGGCTAACCTCTAATTGGAGACGAGGAATTAATGTTGTCTCAAATAGCACAGTTGCAGTGGGTACATCTATTGCTACATTTAAAGGATCGAACAATTCCTACCTTGGTCATACAGGAATTTTTGCAGGCTATGATAGTGTAAACGGAGTGTCTGGCTTTTGGGCGTGGAGTCTAAATTTCCCGACAGGTTCAGGTGTCCGAAAGCACTTTATCCCTATTAATGGAAGTTCAGCAGTTAATAATAATGCAAATGAATACTATCTGATTCAATTGTGA
- the cysS gene encoding cysteine--tRNA ligase, with translation MTLTLYNTLTRRQEAFATVEPGKVKMYYCGVTVYDYCHLGHARACIVWDIVRRYLQFIGYEVRYIQNFTDIDDKILKRSREEHSSMEAVAERYINAYFEDMGRLGIKQADEYPRATHTMNGIQRLIHELENKGFAYPADGDVYYAVRQFNEYGKLSGRKLSDMQAGASERVQVADPEYQKKKDPFDFALWKAAKPGEPSWESPWGAGRPGWHIECSAMVRDRLGDTIDIHAGGADLIFPHHENEIAQSEAVTGKPLATYWLHNGMVKVDGEKMSKSLGNFTTIRDLLNRGVEPMALRLFVLMAQYRKPIDFTEDAIAAATNGWHTLKEGLLFGYEYGEKLAWGTGTGENLTSEIHIQRFQEAVNDDFNFPGGLAVLFELAKELRRQGNIIVHQGKTETSPEELQKQWQTLVILAEVFGLVAQPQAENAIIEGLSDSEIEDLIQQRQAARKAKDFAESDRIRDQLQAEGITLIDSRDGTRWHR, from the coding sequence ATGACCCTAACCCTTTACAATACTCTCACCCGTCGTCAAGAAGCATTTGCAACAGTGGAACCAGGCAAGGTTAAGATGTACTATTGCGGTGTGACGGTGTATGATTACTGCCATTTGGGTCATGCCAGAGCTTGTATAGTGTGGGATATAGTGCGTAGATACCTCCAGTTTATCGGTTATGAGGTGCGCTATATCCAAAATTTTACCGATATTGATGACAAAATTCTCAAGCGATCGCGCGAAGAGCATTCATCGATGGAAGCTGTGGCTGAACGTTATATCAACGCCTACTTTGAGGATATGGGACGGCTGGGAATTAAACAAGCCGATGAATATCCCCGTGCGACTCACACCATGAATGGGATTCAGCGCTTAATTCATGAGTTGGAAAATAAAGGTTTTGCGTACCCGGCTGATGGTGATGTTTATTATGCAGTCCGGCAGTTTAATGAATATGGTAAGCTTTCTGGGCGCAAATTGTCAGATATGCAAGCCGGGGCTAGTGAGCGTGTGCAGGTAGCAGATCCAGAATATCAGAAAAAGAAAGACCCCTTTGATTTTGCCCTGTGGAAAGCCGCCAAACCAGGAGAACCGTCCTGGGAATCACCTTGGGGCGCAGGTCGTCCGGGATGGCATATTGAATGCTCGGCAATGGTGCGCGATCGCCTCGGTGATACCATAGACATTCACGCTGGTGGTGCTGACTTAATTTTTCCCCACCATGAAAACGAAATCGCCCAATCAGAAGCCGTCACAGGTAAACCCCTAGCAACTTACTGGCTACATAACGGCATGGTGAAAGTTGATGGTGAGAAAATGTCCAAATCCTTGGGCAACTTTACCACAATTCGCGACTTGCTTAATCGTGGCGTTGAGCCAATGGCACTGCGGTTATTTGTCTTGATGGCACAATATCGCAAACCTATCGATTTTACCGAAGATGCGATCGCAGCTGCAACTAACGGCTGGCATACCCTCAAAGAAGGGTTACTATTTGGTTATGAATACGGTGAAAAACTGGCATGGGGAACGGGGACAGGGGAAAACTTAACTTCTGAAATCCACATTCAGCGTTTCCAAGAAGCCGTAAATGATGACTTTAATTTTCCCGGTGGTTTAGCAGTGTTATTTGAATTAGCCAAGGAACTGCGCCGTCAAGGAAATATTATCGTACATCAAGGAAAAACAGAAACATCTCCCGAAGAGTTACAAAAACAATGGCAAACCCTGGTTATTTTAGCAGAAGTTTTTGGTTTAGTCGCCCAACCACAAGCAGAAAATGCTATAATAGAGGGTTTAAGTGATAGCGAAATAGAAGATTTAATTCAACAACGACAAGCAGCCCGTAAAGCCAAAGATTTTGCCGAAAGCGATCGCATTCGTGACCAACTACAAGCAGAAGGTATTACATTAATTGATAGCCGTGATGGTACTCGCTGGCATCGTTAG
- the coaD gene encoding pantetheine-phosphate adenylyltransferase codes for MIAIYPGSFDPITLGHLDIIQRGSRLFDHVIVAVLRNPHKIPLFTVQERLDQIRRTTKHLSNVEVDGFDGLTVNYAQQRQAQVLLRGLRAISDFEVELQMAHTNNTLSTQIETVFLATSNEYSFLSSSVVKEIARFGGSVDHLVPQQIALDIYKCYNHTSPTANPTTTEAIPLVKSLPTEREA; via the coding sequence GTGATTGCTATTTACCCTGGCAGCTTTGACCCCATCACTTTAGGTCACCTTGATATCATTCAGCGTGGTAGTCGGCTGTTTGACCATGTGATTGTTGCTGTATTGCGAAATCCTCACAAAATACCTCTGTTTACTGTGCAGGAAAGATTAGATCAGATTCGCCGCACTACTAAACATCTCTCTAATGTGGAAGTAGACGGTTTTGACGGATTGACTGTCAATTATGCCCAGCAAAGACAAGCACAGGTTTTGTTGCGGGGATTACGGGCAATTTCTGACTTTGAAGTGGAGCTGCAAATGGCTCATACTAATAACACTCTTTCAACTCAAATAGAAACAGTTTTTTTAGCCACATCGAATGAGTATAGTTTTTTAAGTAGTAGTGTGGTAAAAGAGATTGCAAGGTTTGGTGGATCTGTTGATCATCTTGTTCCCCAACAAATTGCCCTAGATATATATAAATGCTACAATCACACCTCTCCAACGGCCAACCCAACGACAACGGAAGCTATTCCCCTAGTGAAGAGTCTCCCAACGGAACGGGAAGCGTAA
- a CDS encoding phenylpyruvate tautomerase MIF-related protein, whose product MPLIKVQTSVSAPQKADVETMLKNLSSKLAKHLGKPESYVMTAFESDISMTFAGTTNPVCYIEIKSIGTMKPEQTTSMSRDFCQEIKENLGVPENRIYIEFADAKGTMWGWNGSTFG is encoded by the coding sequence ATGCCTTTAATTAAAGTCCAAACTTCTGTATCTGCGCCCCAAAAAGCTGATGTTGAGACAATGCTGAAGAACTTATCCAGCAAATTAGCAAAACATCTGGGTAAACCTGAATCTTATGTAATGACGGCTTTTGAGTCAGATATTTCTATGACCTTTGCCGGGACTACAAACCCAGTTTGCTATATTGAAATTAAGAGCATTGGCACAATGAAACCAGAGCAAACCACATCCATGAGTAGGGACTTTTGTCAAGAGATTAAGGAAAATTTAGGTGTACCAGAAAATCGAATTTATATAGAATTTGCCGATGCTAAAGGTACAATGTGGGGTTGGAATGGCTCAACTTTTGGTTAA
- the cobM gene encoding precorrin-4 C(11)-methyltransferase: protein MKNNVEILPSTVYIVGAGPGDPDLLTVKAQKLLAVADVILFADSLIPEEILDLCRADAEIIRTANKTLEEIIGLMVEEVRSHKSVVRLHSGDPSLYSAVHEQMQLLAEANIPFEVIPGISAFQAAAAKLKIELTVPGLVQTIILTRISGRTQVPPTEELTTLAAHQASLCLYLSARHIENAQAKLLEHYPAETPIAICYRIGWPDEKIMVVPLKEMAKCTQEENLIRTTLYVISPALSATVSGTLRERRSRLYHPEHSHIFRSSHN, encoded by the coding sequence ATGAAAAACAATGTAGAGATTCTGCCTTCAACAGTTTACATTGTGGGAGCAGGGCCAGGAGACCCGGATTTATTAACGGTTAAAGCCCAGAAGCTGCTGGCTGTTGCCGATGTGATTTTATTTGCTGACTCTTTAATTCCAGAGGAGATTTTGGATTTATGCAGAGCAGATGCAGAAATTATTCGGACTGCTAATAAGACTTTAGAGGAAATTATCGGGCTAATGGTGGAAGAAGTGCGATCGCATAAATCTGTAGTTCGTCTTCATTCTGGAGACCCCAGTCTTTACAGCGCTGTCCATGAGCAAATGCAACTCTTAGCCGAAGCAAATATTCCCTTTGAAGTCATCCCAGGTATTAGCGCCTTTCAAGCCGCAGCAGCGAAACTCAAAATAGAATTAACTGTTCCCGGTTTAGTTCAGACTATTATTCTCACCCGCATCAGTGGACGGACACAAGTCCCACCGACAGAAGAATTAACCACTCTCGCCGCACATCAGGCTAGTCTTTGTCTGTATCTGAGTGCGCGTCACATTGAAAACGCCCAAGCTAAACTTTTAGAACATTACCCAGCCGAAACCCCCATCGCGATTTGCTATCGCATCGGCTGGCCTGATGAAAAAATTATGGTTGTCCCCCTGAAGGAAATGGCAAAATGTACCCAGGAAGAAAACCTAATTCGTACCACACTTTACGTCATTAGTCCAGCACTTTCAGCAACAGTATCTGGAACCCTCCGCGAAAGGCGATCGCGATTATATCATCCAGAACATAGCCATATATTTCGCTCATCCCATAATTAG
- the lgt gene encoding prolipoprotein diacylglyceryl transferase codes for MVMDISTLPLAFQFTSPGPVIVEIGPISIRWYGLLIATAVLIGVSLSQYLAKHRHVNPELISDLSIWLVIGAIPAARLYYVFFQWSEYSQRPERIIAIWQGGIAIHGAIIGGTLAALIFAKVNQVSFWQLADLIAPSAILGQAIGRWGNFFNSEAFGRPTDLPWKLYIPLQNRPPGLANFEYFHPTFLYESLWNLIVFALLITLFFRGLSGKPPLRLGTLFLTYLIAYSCGRVWIEGFRIDSLMLGPLRIAQVVSLTGILVGLAGLAWLYLVKRPLPDVVSPPRGDEAMRG; via the coding sequence ATGGTAATGGATATTTCCACTTTGCCTTTAGCGTTTCAATTCACCTCTCCAGGCCCGGTTATCGTGGAGATTGGGCCAATCAGTATCCGTTGGTATGGCTTGTTGATTGCTACAGCAGTATTAATCGGTGTCAGCCTTTCCCAGTATCTGGCAAAGCATCGTCATGTTAACCCAGAATTGATCAGTGATTTATCAATTTGGCTAGTGATTGGGGCGATTCCCGCAGCGCGGCTGTATTATGTTTTCTTTCAATGGTCAGAATACTCCCAGCGCCCAGAACGTATAATTGCTATTTGGCAAGGAGGTATTGCCATTCACGGGGCGATTATTGGTGGTACTTTAGCAGCATTAATCTTTGCCAAAGTCAATCAAGTGTCTTTTTGGCAACTGGCTGATTTAATTGCTCCTTCTGCGATTTTAGGGCAAGCCATTGGACGTTGGGGAAATTTCTTTAACTCCGAAGCCTTTGGTCGTCCCACTGATTTACCTTGGAAGCTATATATTCCACTGCAAAATCGTCCTCCAGGTTTAGCTAATTTTGAATACTTCCATCCCACATTTCTCTACGAATCGCTGTGGAATTTAATAGTATTCGCCTTGCTAATCACTTTATTTTTTCGGGGTTTATCTGGCAAGCCACCCTTGCGCTTAGGTACGTTATTTTTAACTTATTTAATAGCTTACAGCTGCGGCCGCGTGTGGATTGAAGGTTTTCGCATTGATAGCTTAATGCTCGGACCGCTTCGCATTGCACAAGTTGTGAGTTTAACGGGTATTCTGGTGGGATTAGCTGGGTTAGCTTGGCTTTACTTAGTTAAACGCCCTTTACCTGATGTGGTTTCGCCACCCAGAGGAGATGAGGCGATGAGAGGATGA
- a CDS encoding DivIVA domain-containing protein, producing MLQSHLSNGQPNDNGSYSPSEESPNGTGSVNILQELNRLEDLILYGFRVPLTGRTLVDEDKLIEQIDFIRVSLPAIFQEAAMLLQQKDEVLLEAEEYGQQVIEAAQAKRAQILAQSDIIRQVELEAEQLQRQVQQECEAMMQATLTEIDQKRRSCQEELEELRQTAIAQAQNIENGADEYADSVLDGIEQDLKDMLRIITNGRQQLRQDVPPQRHSHPPKKK from the coding sequence ATGCTACAATCACACCTCTCCAACGGCCAACCCAACGACAACGGAAGCTATTCCCCTAGTGAAGAGTCTCCCAACGGAACGGGAAGCGTAAATATTCTCCAGGAACTCAATCGTTTAGAGGATTTGATTCTCTATGGTTTTCGTGTTCCTCTGACTGGGCGCACTCTAGTAGATGAAGACAAGCTAATTGAACAAATCGATTTTATTCGGGTTTCTTTACCAGCGATTTTTCAGGAAGCAGCCATGCTCTTACAACAAAAGGATGAGGTTTTGCTCGAAGCTGAAGAATATGGCCAGCAAGTGATTGAGGCTGCCCAAGCTAAAAGAGCGCAAATTTTAGCCCAGAGCGATATCATCAGACAGGTAGAGCTGGAAGCTGAACAGTTGCAAAGACAAGTTCAGCAGGAGTGTGAGGCGATGATGCAAGCTACTCTGACTGAAATTGATCAAAAGCGGCGTAGCTGTCAAGAAGAGTTGGAGGAACTGCGACAAACTGCGATCGCACAAGCTCAAAATATTGAAAATGGCGCTGATGAATACGCTGATAGTGTCCTGGATGGTATCGAACAAGACCTGAAAGATATGTTACGTATTATTACGAATGGGCGGCAACAATTACGACAAGATGTGCCACCACAGCGTCATTCACACCCTCCTAAGAAGAAGTAG